The Trichoderma atroviride chromosome 5, complete sequence genome contains a region encoding:
- a CDS encoding uncharacterized protein (BUSCO:EOG092D39BT~TransMembrane:1 (i296-318o)) — protein sequence MSTSNPFPDIPELGITIKANPVLLEAYDYYAQKMDKSVVDHCVRSMYWAVLLSRHKKFDGLKFNWDVVFLAVLLHDFGLSTDKALISDDKRFEIDGANITRQFLKDRGGDAWTPHLQLVWDAIALHTTASIAHHKEPEVVLTSFAVMADMFGPNLPGEMLSKRDYLVVARRFPRPGFTETVMETMCTVCREKPAVTFDNFVQEFGRSFGYDGRGEGKEEFARLADGNKFSVVFLRGLGALDEMDNTGWRINLAPNYQIAVALTELDANSNHPSPKPRTARAQVPPYLRLYLSPPKVILSTITTTLFHLSLASFLLASIPPPLQQTNKQTNKQPPINQINHNHQKCPSPPLPPFNSSDPSATFLSSSTLDFLLIELVPLANRITAERDFASPSTTADALQSPPHSAATAKSEATSGTVVGGAAGDTPKRIDDEEHLDAVHYRLEAQGYRVGQGLVERFSRDRPRFNDTLDVIKFLCKDLWSLVFGKNIDNLKTNHRGVYVLTDNAFRPFSRMSTETGSQAVIRAQPFLWFPCGIIRGALAALGINATVQAEVNELPGAIFQIKTIPAKP from the exons ATGTCCACCAGCAACCCATTCCCAGACATTCCCGAGCtcggcatcaccatcaaagcCAACCCAGTGCTTCTCGAAGCCTACGACTACTACGCACAGAAGATGGACAAGTCCGTCGTCGACCACTGCGTGCGTTCCATGTACTGGGCCGTCCTGCTTTCACGGCACAAGAAATTCGACGGTCTCAAGTTCAATTGGGACGTGGTCTTCCTGGCAGTCCTGCTGCACGACTTTGGTTTGTCCACTGACAAGGCATTGATATCCGACGACAAGCGATTTGAGATTGACGGCGCCAACATAACTCGGCAGTTTCTCAAAGACCGTGGCGGCGACGCCTGGACGCCGCATCTGCAGCTCGTATGGGACGCCATTGCGCTGCACACAACAGCATCCATAGCGCACCACAAGGAGCCCGAAGTGGTCTTGACCTCGTTCGCCGTCATGGCCGACATGTTTGGCCCCAACTTGCCCGGCGAGATGCTCAGCAAGCGCGACTATCTCGTCGTGGCCAGGCGGTTCCCGCGGCCGGGCTTCACGGAGACGGTCATGGAAACAATGTGCACCGTGTGCAGGGAGAAGCCGGCGGTGACGTTTGACAACTTTGTGCAGGAGTTTGGGCGGAGTTTTGGGTATGATGGACGGGGGGAGGGGAAGGAGGAGTTTGCGAGGCTGGCGGATGGGAATAAGTTTTCGGTGGTGTTTTTAAGGGGATTGGGTGCgcttgatgagatgga TAACACCGGCTGGAGAATAAACTTGGCTCCTAACTACCAgattgctgttgctctgaCCGAGCTCGACGCCAATTCGAACCACCCCTCACCGAAACCCCGGACTGCTAGAGCACAGGTACCCCCGTACCTACGGCTTTACCTCTCACCACCAAAAGTCATCCTCtcaaccatcaccaccaccctCTTCCACCTCAGTCTCGCCTCTTTTCTACTCGCCTCTattccccctcctctccaacaaacaaacaaacaaacaaacaaacaaccaCCCATCAATCAAATCAACCACAACCACCAAAAATGtccctctccccccctcccccccttcaACTCCTCCGACCCAAGCGCCAccttcctctcctcctccacgcTCGACTTCCTCCTCATCGAACTCGTCCCGCTCGCCAACCGCATCACCGCCGAGCGCGACTTTGCCTCGCCCTCCACCACAGCAGACGCCCTGCAATCTCCCCCCCACAGCGCAGCGACGGCCAAGTCAGAGGCCACATCCGGCACGGTCGTGGGCGGCGCAGCAGGGGACACGCCCAAGAGGATagacgacgaggagcatCTCGATGCGGTGCATTATAGGCTTGAGGCGCAGGGATACCGCGTCGGCCAGGGTCTTGTAGAAAG ATTCTCTCGCGACAGACCCCGCTTCAACGACACCCTCGACGTAATCAAGTTTCTCTGCAAGGACCTGTGGTCCCTCGTCTTTGGCAAGAACATTGACAATCTCAAGACCAATCACCGA GGAGTCTACGTCCTCACCGACAACGCCTTTCGACCATTTTCGCGCATGAGCACAGAAACCGGCAGCCAAGCCGTCATCCGAGCACAGCCT ttTCTATGGTTCCCCTGCGGCATCATTCGCGGCGCATTAGCTGCTCTGGGTATCAACGCCACCGTTCAAGCCGAAGTCAACGAGCTGCCGGGAGCCATATTCCAGATCAAGACCATCCCCGCCAAGCCATAG